One Littorina saxatilis isolate snail1 linkage group LG11, US_GU_Lsax_2.0, whole genome shotgun sequence genomic window, gccgttaaaaaatcgttaaatcctctttcttcactgattcttatgaaattttaaaggtaggtttgttgtccccaacttattttcactccatacttttccagaagaaaaacataattttggcagttaaaaaccgttaaatttcaattcttcaccgatatttatgaaattttgtgggtaggttcgttgtccccaactgattttcactctatacttttccagaagaaagacataattttggcagttaaaaaacgttaaatttcaattcttcacctatctttatgaaatttagtgggtgggtccgttgtcccaaactgaattttaagacatacttttccagacaaaaaaccttatttttggcagttaaaaaccgttaaatctcaattcttcatcgatatttatgaaattttgtgggtaggttcgttgtccccaactgattttcactccatacttttccagaagaaaaacataattttggcagttaaaaaccgttacatttaaattttcacctatctttatgaaatttagtgggtgggtccgttgtcccaaactgaatttcaagacaaactattccagtcaaaaaaacttatttttggcagttaaaaaccgttaagtctcaattctacaccgatatttatgacattttgtgggtaggtttgttgtcagatttgacatgatggcagaattgaaagtgtgagatatcctgatgtttaacaatttatgctgcataattcagccccataggcgcttgaattttaggtggagttgggttttttttcagcccaaaccagtaacccccacatggttttcatgtccctttctgagagacttcaagaagtttcaatttgacgtcatgattagcctgccgcattagcaagtatgaaaacacgtcatcgatgacacattttaagacagagagagagagagagagagagagagagagagagagagagagagagagagagagagagagagagagaatcatgtacacacagatggacgacttcgcttggggtatgtactgcccggcagtacacatctactttattattattattattattattattattattattatacctcTCATGGCTTCCAATCTCGCCACGTCCGACTTGTGTTCGATCCTCTCTATCACGTGACCAAATATGGCTACCGGGGCTGTTCGGTTCACGTGCACCAGTCGTGACGTCAGCTGCAGCAGCGCCTCCCAGTGTTTACCGTAAGGGAGATGATCGGCATGAAAGAGAAGAAGACAAGGCTGGAGGAAGCGGATGACGCTGACGAGACCCAGAAACGTGTAGATGGGCAATTCTCTCCCTTGTTTCCCTATTTGGAGAGATAGATGGATGGATTATTTATTCAAAGCCCCACTCGAAGATGTTCTGTTTTCGATCTGTACGCTTTTATgtaagttctgttttattgtcagactttttatgtgtaactatgtgtctattacttatcttatgtattttcatctttttaaaaacaatttttgtaGATTAACTGTTACGGTTATCtatgaatttttttaatttaaatttttttaatatatttttttaatataaatgcttgcatgttatttcttacgaggaaactttttatttgtaaaatgttgaattttaatgtctaatgtaaagcgccatgagactgccatttggcggtgaacagcgctataaaagaatgttttttattattattattattacgaaGGGATGTGAACACAAGCAGAACATCACAAAAGCAACCTTAACAAGCGTTTATCACCAAATAATGCCGGTTACCTGACTAAAGATATATTTACTTACAAGACAACTAGACTGCATAGTAATTTGACAGATGCCGGATCAATAGATCAATAGAGAGAAAGTTGGATTGGACATTGCCTTTGGAAACAAGGAAAAAGGGAAACCTCTtaaaagatgaagaagaagaagaagaggaagaagaagaagaagaagaagaagaagaagaagtagaagaggACTCGCCCGACGGGGAGAACTGCACATAATGCACGACTCTAGGAACCGGGCGACCGGTCTGGGAGCAGCGTTGACTGCGCACCGCTCGCAACAAGCAGGAATCGTTGAACGCAACAGCGACCGGTGGCGTGCCAAATTTGACCCTCTCCTCCACGATGTCCACGGACGATTTGTTACAACGCAGAACCGCCCTGAACCAGTGTGTGCAAGGCGTCTTTGAGGTCCTCCAGTTACAGTGAAGAAGTTGCTGCTGGTGTGGGAATTTCTCTGGAACTGGTTGGCAGTTGTCTTGCGCAGAAGTAGGTTTAGGTGTCGTAgtagtggtggttgtggtggttgtggtggtggtggtggtgtcaaTGCTGGTTGTTCTCCTTACGGAAGTTTCTTGGAGCACAGGAATTGTCAATTTCGAtgctggagaagagtaaaattCATTTACAAGAATTAAGGAAaaataaaagtgtgtgtgtgtgtgtgtgtgtgtgtgtgtgtgtgtgtgtgtgtgtgtgtgtgtgtgtgtgtgtgtgtgtgtgtgtgtgtgtgtgtgtg contains:
- the LOC138980275 gene encoding uncharacterized protein — protein: MMFSSKWSRSIKCWLLCLSAFCIVNFFLLLSFRLGRCPTPANQLLASKLTIPVLQETSVRRTTSIDTTTTTTTTTTTTTTTPKPTSAQDNCQPVPEKFPHQQQLLHCNWRTSKTPCTHWFRAVLRCNKSSVDIVEERVKFGTPPVAVAFNDSCLLRAVRSQRCSQTGRPVPRVVHYVQFSPSGKQGRELPIYTFLGLVSVIRFLQPCLLLFHADHLPYGKHWEALLQLTSRLVHVNRTAPVAIFGHVIERIEHKSDVARLEAMRAFGGIYLDTDEVILQPMDDLMKHHVTMAWERRNAAFGNGLFLAEPNNTFLNTWYAGYKKFSNSWWAYFSTTLPRVLYNKHPEYKIHVVDTFFRPNLYNITGLFYEGRYDWSNHYALHLYYRRNQKYFKGNFEQKNTTLGDVARHILFGDKKRCLKP